In the Numida meleagris isolate 19003 breed g44 Domestic line chromosome 5, NumMel1.0, whole genome shotgun sequence genome, one interval contains:
- the NXPH2 gene encoding neurexophilin-2 has protein sequence MVHLQPLPLVVLQGVLRIVFCDGNQVVQATDVLDWEDKDAAETLVDNVVHSRIINPLRLFVKPSPVLKHGQVSYSDSIENFWDWLSNITEVQESLARTKRRPIVKTGKFKKMFGWGDFHSNIKTVKLNLLITGKIVDHGNGTFSVYFRHNSTGLGNVSVSLVPPSKVVEFESSPQSTLETKESKSFNCRIEYEKTDRAKKTALCNFDPSKICYQEQTQSHVSWLCSKPFKVICIYIAFYSVDYKLVQKVCPDYNYHSETPYLSSG, from the coding sequence GTATTTTGTGATGGCAATCAAGTCGTGCAAGCTACAGATGTGCTGGACTGGGAAGACAAGGATGCTGCAGAGACATTGGTGGACAACGTGGTCCACTCCAGGATCATCAACCCACTACGCCTGTTTGTTAAGCCATCCCCAGTACTGAAACACGGCCAGGTGTCCTACTCGGACAGCATAGAAAACTTTTGGGATTGGTTGTCCAACATCACGGAGGTTCAGGAATCTCTCGCACGAACTAAACGCAGACCTATAGTAAAAACTGGGAAATTCAAGAAGATGTTTGGATGGGGCGACTTCCACTCTAACATCAAAACTGTCAAACTGAATCTCCTGATCACAGGGAAAATCGTTGATCACGGCAACGGCACCTTCAGCGTTTATTTCCGACACAACTCCACAGGTCTCGGAAACGTTTCTGTGAGCCTGGTGCCACCTTCCAAGGTGGTCGAATTCGAATCGTCTCCACAGTCAACTCTGGAGACCAAGGAATCCAAGTCCTTCAACTGCCGCATCGAGTACGAGAAAACAGATCGCGCTAAAAAGACTGCCTTGTGCAACTTCGACCCCTCAAAGATCTGCTACCAAGAGCAGACCCAAAGCCATGTCTCCTGGTTGTGTTCTAAACCATTCAAAGTCATCTGCATTTACATCGCTTTTTACAGCGTAGATTACAAACTGGTGCAAAAGGTCTGTCCCGATTATAATTACCATAGTGAGACTCCATACTTGTCCTCTGGCTGA